The Alnus glutinosa chromosome 1, dhAlnGlut1.1, whole genome shotgun sequence region AAGGTCCATACAATATTTATTGAACTAACATTACTAATATCAAATATATGCTAACAGGAAAGTACCATTACTCAACAAATCTTCTATTCAATGAAGAATCCTTGACATTCTTGAACAAGCTATACACCCTCCTGAGATTGAGAACAATGGGTTTGAttaacaaaactttttagattatatgctttttatatttttggttgtgatgtgatataaagataaaaatagttttgagtattttgtgagtatatcatattttaaattgtctatatattaataatttttttttgtccttctaaaaaaaaaatcctaaaaagcATCGCCAAACGGGCACGGGCTGAAGTGCTATGATGGGTGTCCTTCCTCATGTGAAGTTAGATTTGGTTCACTGTACAAATCCTTAAGCACATTTTATAGAATAATTCTAAAAGTTATTCATGTGTTCTTAAAAAAatgacgtgacttttaaaattattatttgaataaaattcaatagtaatcaatcacaagctcaataataattttaaaagctatatcatttaaaaaaataaacacaaaaataacaaaagagtaACTCATAGTATTATTCCATTTTATATGATGCCTTCGTTTTCGAAGAGGAAATAAATtgagggaaaaaagaaatagaaaagaaaacaacgACCATGCGTAAAATGAGTAATCAATGGACGGGCCGGGCCGGGCCGTCTGCGATAATTGGGCTTCTCAATGGCTGAGCCTGGGCTGACATTTTGAGGCCCAACCATTGAAAGCATCCGttcccattttttctttctacttttcTTCGGTACTTGAGTATAAATATAAACAAAGGCTTCACACAGATGGAGCAATGCGATAGAAAATGGAGGACGACGAAGAACAAGAAGAGGCGCCTCTCGCAGTTCAAATTGAAGAAATATTGGAACCCTACCCCCACGAACAATTCAATTCAAGGCGACCGGAAAACGACGACGTTTGCGTCGGGGTCACCGTCATCACAGGCTATCTCGGAGCCGGAAAATCCACTGTAAAGCTCTCAAGCTGCTTAGATTTTTGCATTTCTAAAAACTTTTGGAACTCGGTGATTTATTTAATGTAGCTGCGATGAATGATTTTGCACTCAGCTGGTGAATCACATACTGAATTCGCAACACGGGAAAAGGATAGCGGTGATCTTGAACGAGTTCGGTGAGGAAATTGGAGTAGAAAGAGCGATGATCAACGAAGGAGATGGCGGCGCGCTTGTTGAAGAATGGGTTGAGCTAGCAAATGGTTGTATCTGTTGCACTGTCAAGCACAGTTTAGTTCAAGCGCTTGAGCAACTTGTACAGAGGAAGGAAAAGTACGCTTTTACTCATTAGCTCGATTATACGATGTGtgatttcttcttttgttttaattcGTGTATTTTAAGCGTAGACTTGATCACATTTTACTGGAGACCACGGGGTTGGCGAACCCGGCTCCACTTGCATCTGTTCTTTGGTTGGACGATCAGCTGGAATCAGCGGTCAGGCTCGATTCGATTATCACCGTAAGTTTTATTCTATGATTTATCTattcattttatgattttacTGTATAATTAGACATTTGGTATCGTTGTTTTGTCGAATTTGTGTACTTATTCTTGCTAATAGATCATTTGTATCATTATGTAATAGAATTTGATGTTACAAAATTAGATGTGAGATGGAGAACGAGATAAGATAAAGCTTATGAGTTTGTGTACCATAATATGTATCCTATTTATATATCAGGGCTTCCTCTTCCGCTAAGTTTTGGCATTTGAAAGCTGGATTGTATTGTTTATTGCTATGTATTTGAGTACCTTTTGATTTATCACTGATTGATGCCTTTTTTTTTACACTTGTTTATTTAtcacaaatttgaatttctttcTCGAGTTTTTGTAATCTTGTTCAGTTACTAGCTACCTTTCTTACTTGTCAATATCTTACTTTGAATAATATGCTGTTTTTAATAGGTTGTTGATGCGAAAAACCTTCGTTTTCAGCTCAATGAGCGTCAAGCGTCATCTTCATTTCCTGAAGCCTTTCTTCAAATAGCATTTGCGGTAATGATCTTGTTATTACACTGTCATGGCTAATTTTGGCTACAaaatgactttttctttttggttttgaaaaaaccaacACTTGCAGCTGTGATTTATcttatattattaatataaCCAATGCGTGGTCttttgcttctctttctttgttttcttttcatttgcaATTTTAGGTTGATTTGATGGATATAGTCTAGTATTGAGCACTTAAGagacttttaagtttttttttttttttttttttttttttttttgtaggatgTTATAATTCTCAACAAGGTTGATTTGGTTTCTCCAGAGGGTTGTGAAGGTGTTCTGGAGGAACTGGAGAAGGAGATTCATAACATTAACTCCCTTGTCAGCATCATCCGTTCTGTTCGGTGTCAAGTTGACTTGCCTAAGTTATTGAACTGTCGGGCCTATGATGCTACAGTTAGTTATATGTATCTTTGTTTTTCATCTGCTAGTTTATCTTCTTAGTTCATACTGACTTTATTGAACTAACATTACTggtttttttcccccttttcaGCATGCCACTCATTTAGAAGCATTGTTGGAAGAAAGCCGTTCTCTATCTACCAGGGATCTTCATGATAGTGGTGTGAGGACCTTATGCATTAGTGAGCCACGACAGGTTGATCTTGACAAGGTAGTTTTCTGAAACATCTGTCATATCAATCATGTTGCGGAAAATTGATGTGGTGTTTATTGTTGAAGTTGTTGGCACTTTATTTAACCTTTGGACAACTGTTTACATGACCCGATAGGAGCTACATGGAAAGATCAAGATATGGTCCAAGTTCAAGTTCTTGAtttcttccttggggacaaggaagatgtTAGGGGAGAGGGATGATACGTTCAGAATTTTAGGACTTACGTGGCAATACCGAATCCCCAAGACAGCAGTGAATAAGGAGTagaatctccatatattatttccctaagtgttttagctaataaggaatgtattttccattagtttatttccttcttagtttattttcctgcattatgttatgacggctagacctaatggttatgtct contains the following coding sequences:
- the LOC133869352 gene encoding uncharacterized protein LOC133869352 isoform X1 — protein: MEDDEEQEEAPLAVQIEEILEPYPHEQFNSRRPENDDVCVGVTVITGYLGAGKSTLVNHILNSQHGKRIAVILNEFGEEIGVERAMINEGDGGALVEEWVELANGCICCTVKHSLVQALEQLVQRKEKLDHILLETTGLANPAPLASVLWLDDQLESAVRLDSIITVVDAKNLRFQLNERQASSSFPEAFLQIAFADVIILNKVDLVSPEGCEGVLEELEKEIHNINSLVSIIRSVRCQVDLPKLLNCRAYDATHATHLEALLEESRSLSTRDLHDSGVRTLCISEPRQVDLDKVRLWIEEILWDKKYGMEVYRCKGVLSIQNSDQLHTLQAVREIYEIIPSRKWKGGESQMNKIVFIGHNLNEDVLTDSFSNCTTQ
- the LOC133869352 gene encoding uncharacterized protein LOC133869352 isoform X2 translates to MEDDEEQEEAPLAVQIEEILEPYPHEQFNSRRPENDDVCVGVTVITGYLGAGKSTLVNHILNSQHGKRIAVILNEFGEEIGVERAMINEGDGGALVEEWVELANGCICCTVKHSLVQALEQLVQRKEKLDHILLETTGLANPAPLASVLWLDDQLESAVRLDSIITVVDAKNLRFQLNERQASSSFPEAFLQIAFADVIILNKVDLVSPEGCEGVLEELEKEIHNINSLVSIIRSVRCQVDLPKLLNCRAYDATHATHLEALLEESRSLSTRDLHDSGVRTLCISEPRQVDLDKELHGKIKIWSKFKFLISSLGTRKMLGERDDTFRILGLTWQYRIPKTAVNKE